A window from Erythrobacter sp. YJ-T3-07 encodes these proteins:
- a CDS encoding DUF2497 domain-containing protein, with amino-acid sequence MRDGEASVEEILDSIKKVIARDNRAGALDARRRRERASRAEPVLEEEADEVFDLAEADLVEDDDMTDAGHATGHEDEQDEPLMSATSRESMRDNLATLALLAEPGAQPQIVRSGETSLEGMVREMLRPMLADWLDKNLPPMVEELVRQEIARIVKKQD; translated from the coding sequence TTGCGGGACGGCGAAGCGTCGGTCGAGGAAATTCTCGATTCCATCAAGAAGGTGATCGCGCGCGACAATCGCGCGGGCGCGCTGGATGCGCGGCGGCGGCGCGAACGCGCCAGTCGTGCGGAGCCGGTTCTTGAGGAAGAGGCCGACGAAGTGTTCGATCTGGCAGAAGCCGATCTGGTCGAAGACGACGATATGACGGACGCCGGGCACGCCACCGGCCATGAAGACGAACAGGACGAACCTCTGATGAGCGCCACTTCGCGCGAATCCATGCGCGACAATCTCGCGACCCTCGCGCTGCTGGCGGAGCCGGGCGCGCAGCCGCAGATCGTCCGCTCGGGCGAGACCTCGCTCGAAGGCATGGTGCGCGAGATGCTGCGCCCGATGCTGGCCGACTGGCTCGACAAGAACCTGCCGCCGATGGTGGAGGAACTGGTCCGCCAGGAAATCGCGCGAATCGTCAAGAAGCAGGACTGA
- a CDS encoding TolC family outer membrane protein: MKRTAILALTASSMLVLAAPAYADTLNEALAEAYRSNPTLQAARAQLRATDENVAIEKADGRPSLTGSAAVTEFLQQSSTSIYTPDRALTAGVDLGVPLYSGGAVKNSIRAAEQRVQAGRADLRGTESAIFSQVVAAYMDVLRGEALVGLSANQVQVLEVNLRATSDRFEIGDLTRTDVAQSQSRLALARGDLRSAQAGLIQARETYIQLVGSAPGELEAPPPLPGLPDDPRMAVDIALDNNPDLIAARERAQAAGYDIDVAGASRLPRLSAFAGYDYQNFLGSLPGSPIDPTDPNSPLAVSSQTTNASSAGLTLSIPIFQGGRPAALQRQAQARASAALDQVIAAERDVIAQVRASYASYSAALAIIDSSREAVAAAELSLEGVRAENSIGNRTVLDVLNAEQELLLARVDLVTARRNAYVAGFSLLAAMGRAEARDLGIEGGALYDPLANYDRVSDRWSDWASDPEPEAAGTRTVDIPAADAEIGNTYGPMVEPGQN, translated from the coding sequence ATGAAACGCACCGCCATCCTCGCCCTGACGGCGTCGAGCATGCTCGTTCTCGCCGCGCCCGCCTATGCGGACACGCTGAACGAGGCGCTGGCCGAAGCCTATCGCAGCAATCCCACGCTGCAGGCGGCGCGCGCGCAGCTGCGCGCCACGGACGAGAATGTCGCGATCGAGAAGGCGGACGGACGGCCCAGCCTGACCGGGTCCGCTGCGGTGACCGAGTTCCTGCAGCAGAGTTCGACGAGCATCTACACGCCCGACCGCGCGCTGACCGCTGGCGTCGATCTGGGCGTGCCGCTCTATTCGGGCGGGGCGGTGAAGAATTCGATTCGCGCAGCCGAGCAGCGCGTGCAGGCCGGCCGCGCCGATCTTCGCGGGACCGAGAGTGCGATCTTCAGCCAGGTGGTTGCCGCCTACATGGACGTGCTGCGCGGTGAGGCGCTGGTCGGCCTCAGCGCCAATCAGGTGCAGGTGCTCGAAGTCAATCTGCGCGCAACCAGCGACCGGTTCGAGATCGGCGACCTGACCCGCACAGACGTCGCCCAGTCGCAGTCGCGGCTGGCACTGGCGCGCGGCGACCTGCGTTCGGCCCAGGCGGGGCTGATCCAGGCGCGCGAAACCTACATCCAGCTGGTCGGCTCCGCCCCGGGCGAGCTCGAAGCGCCACCGCCGCTGCCGGGCCTGCCCGACGATCCGCGCATGGCGGTCGATATCGCGCTGGACAATAATCCCGACCTGATCGCCGCACGCGAGCGCGCGCAGGCCGCCGGCTACGACATCGATGTCGCCGGAGCGAGCCGCCTGCCGCGCCTGTCCGCCTTCGCGGGCTATGATTACCAGAACTTCCTCGGCTCGCTGCCGGGCTCGCCAATCGACCCGACCGACCCCAACAGCCCGCTCGCGGTTAGTAGCCAGACCACCAATGCATCCTCTGCCGGCCTGACCCTTTCGATCCCGATCTTCCAGGGCGGACGCCCCGCGGCGCTGCAACGCCAAGCGCAGGCCCGCGCTTCTGCCGCGCTCGACCAGGTGATCGCTGCCGAGCGCGATGTGATCGCGCAGGTGCGCGCCTCTTACGCAAGCTATTCCGCCGCGCTGGCGATCATCGACAGTTCGCGCGAAGCGGTTGCCGCAGCCGAGCTCAGCCTCGAAGGCGTGCGCGCGGAAAACTCGATCGGCAACCGCACCGTGCTCGACGTGCTCAATGCCGAGCAGGAGCTGCTGCTCGCGCGGGTCGATCTCGTGACCGCGCGCCGCAACGCCTACGTCGCCGGCTTCTCCCTGCTGGCCGCAATGGGCCGTGCAGAGGCGCGCGATCTGGGTATCGAAGGCGGTGCGCTGTACGATCCGCTGGCCAATTACGATCGCGTGTCGGACCGCTGGAGCGATTGGGCCAGCGATCCCGAACCCGAAGCCGCCGGCACACGAACCGTTGACATTCCCGCCGCCGACGCGGAAATCGGCAACACCTACGGCCCGATGGTCGAGCCGGGGCAGAACTGA